The following proteins are encoded in a genomic region of Terriglobales bacterium:
- a CDS encoding Stp1/IreP family PP2C-type Ser/Thr phosphatase, with protein sequence MKVAVEVVGKSDVGCVRTNNEDNFGYDTRNGIFLVCDGMGGMAAGEVASKMGVDTVLEYFRKAAANGSYPTHGRAYEDVSQMANALASAIQLANDVIYQAASSDASHHGMGATIVAAMLKGNFLSIAHVGDSRIYRIRHGEIEQMTEDHSLVAEQVRRGLLSQEEADRSDIQNIIFRALGADATVEPDLEDLVAQPGDILLLTTDGLTKYIKEPRLLEIIQSSFSLQQACDRLIQAAKEAGGDDNITCVLIKIVKEAWYRRWFGGGHKWQSSI encoded by the coding sequence ATGAAAGTTGCGGTCGAAGTCGTCGGCAAAAGCGATGTTGGCTGCGTGCGCACCAACAACGAGGACAACTTCGGCTACGACACCCGCAACGGCATCTTCCTGGTCTGCGACGGGATGGGCGGCATGGCCGCCGGCGAAGTGGCCAGCAAGATGGGCGTGGACACCGTGCTGGAGTACTTCCGCAAGGCCGCCGCCAACGGCAGTTACCCTACCCATGGGCGCGCCTACGAGGACGTCTCCCAGATGGCCAACGCCCTGGCCAGCGCCATCCAGCTCGCCAACGACGTCATCTACCAGGCCGCGTCCTCCGACGCCTCGCACCATGGCATGGGCGCCACCATTGTGGCCGCCATGCTGAAGGGCAATTTCCTCTCCATCGCCCACGTGGGCGACAGCCGCATCTACCGCATCCGTCACGGCGAGATCGAGCAGATGACCGAGGATCACTCCCTGGTCGCCGAGCAGGTGCGCCGCGGCCTCCTCAGCCAGGAAGAAGCCGACCGCTCCGACATCCAGAACATCATCTTCCGCGCCCTGGGTGCCGACGCCACCGTGGAGCCCGACCTGGAGGACCTGGTCGCGCAGCCCGGCGATATTTTGCTGCTCACCACCGACGGGCTCACCAAGTACATCAAGGAGCCGCGCCTGTTGGAGATTATTCAATCCTCGTTCTCGCTGCAGCAGGCCTGTGACCGCTTGATCCAGGCCGCCAAGGAGGCCGGGGGCGACGACAACATCACCTGCGTACTCATCAAGATCGTCAAGGAAGCCTGGTACCGTCGCTGGTTTGGAGGAGGCCACAAATGGCAAAGCTCTATCTGA